Proteins encoded within one genomic window of Lampris incognitus isolate fLamInc1 chromosome 19, fLamInc1.hap2, whole genome shotgun sequence:
- the LOC130129885 gene encoding thymidylate synthase-like: MCAWNPKDLPLMALPPCHALCQFYVCDGELSCQLYQRSGDMGLGVPFNIASYALLTYMIAHITGLKTGDFVHTLGDAHIYINHTEPLKEQLQREIRPFPKLKILRKVENIDDFCAEDFEICDYNPHPTIKMQMAV, from the exons ATGTGTGCCTGGAACCCTAAAG ATCTGCCCCTCATGGCTTTGCCTCCTTGTCATGCTCTGTGCCAGTTCTATGTGTGTGATGGGGAGCTGTCATGCCAGTTGTACCAGCGCTCCGGGGATATGGGCCTGGGGGTTCCCTTCAACATCGCCAGCTACGCTCTTCTCACGTACATGATTGCACATATCACTGGACTTAAG ACTGGTGATTTTGTGCACACCCTGGGAGATGCTCACATATACATTAACCACACTGAACCCCTCAAAGAACAg CTCCAGAGGGAGATCCGGCCCTTCCCCAAGCTGAAGATTCTTAGGAAGGTGGAGAACATTGATGACTTCTGCGCTGAAGACTTTGAGATCTGTGACTATAACCCCCATCCCACGATCAAGATGCAAATGGCTGTTTGA
- the LOC130129716 gene encoding clusterin-like protein 1 codes for MRSLLVQTLLVSLFEILICTPASPPPSEATLRKLSKEGERCVDEEIKRALFGVKQMKELMEKRREKHARLMDGLRYSSDKKKGALQLAREAEQKLEVAEQQCRDALKTSFEGCRPCLEDACKTFYTSTCRRGFSSFSVKVDEFFRTMSSQLETPDQVYNQNEGNPDHSNSVEDQRSVGDTEDLEVLDAESSFSQLQCNVSLLYNCSVDLVRRMQEVFGHAFLTAFTTELKPKSLAPMQEAPGVGFFRAVGLDHVLDSVYEFGKTVLEEVSSTVAGVFEEMQEGEEDSQQSNDRGSLPNSGQSQSRHLCRQLRRQASECWQLQRHCETCEDDLLKECPTMRELHSELAEIHLLLNASLQRYQDRLHLVQNHTADTQSWLQVMADKYDWVSRLSNSTLGPRGVFNVTEVTPLQQERDNRAKVDTNVVVNILDSPHLSLSVPAELALDDPAFIQYVTQEALALHKQRIRGMK; via the exons ATGAGGTCCCTTCTTGTCCAAACACTTCTCGTTTCTCTCTTCGAAATCCTGATCTGCACTCCGGCCTCCCCTCCACCCAGCGAGGCCACGCTGAGAA AGCTGTCCAAGGAAGGGGAGCGCTGCGTGGACGAGGAAATAAAGAGGGCTTTGTTTGGGGTGAagcagatgaaggagctgatggaGAAGAGGAGGGAGAAGCACGCGCGCCTTATGGACGGCCTGAGATACAGCAGTGACAAAAAGAAG GGGGCGCTGCAGCtggccagggaggctgagcagaagctggaggtggcagagcagcAATGTCGAGACGCTCTCAAGACCTCATTCGAGGGGTGTCGACCGTGTCTGGAAGACGCCTGCAAGACTTTCTACACCTCCACCTGTCGTCGCGGGTTCTCCTCCTTCTCCGTCAAG GTGGATGAGTTTTTCAGGACGATGTCCTCCCAGTTGGAAACTCCAGACCAGGTTTACAATCAAAATGAGGGGAATCCAGATCACAGCAACTCAGTGGAGGACCAGAGGTCGGTGGGGGACACAGAAGATCTGGAGGTCCTGGACGCAGAGTCCTCCTTCAGCCAGCTGCAATGCAATGTCAGCCTCCTGTATAACTGCAGCGTGGATTTGGTGAGGAGGATGCAGGAGGTGTTCGGGCACGCCTTCCTCACAGCCTTCACAACAGAGCTGAAGCCAAAGTCTCTGGCCCCCATGCAGGAAGCCCCCGGCGTGGGTTTCTTCAGGGCCGTGGGTCTGGACCACGTCCTTGACTCTGTGTATGAGTTTGGGAAGACGGTCCTGGAGGAGGTCAGCTCCACGGTGGCAGGCGTCTTCGAGGAGATGCAAGAAGGCGAGGAGGATTCTCAGCAGTCAAACG ACAGAGGATCCCTTCCTAATTCGGGCCAATCACAGAGCAGGCATCTGTGCAGACAACTGCGCAGACAAGCGTCTGAGTGCTGGCAGCTACAGAGACACTGTGAGACATGTGAGGACGACCTGTTAAAAG AGTGCCCCACTATGAGAGAGCTCCACTCTGAATTGGCGGAGATCCACCTGCTCCTCAACGCCTCCCTTCAGCGGTACCAGGACAGGCTGCACCTAGTGCAGAACCACACGGCTGACACCCAAAGCTGGCTGCAGGTCATGGCTGACAAGTACGACTGGGTCAGCCGACTGTCCAACAGCACACTGGGGCCCCGTGGCGTTTTCAACGTGACTGAG GTGACTCCCTTGCAACAGGAAAGGGATAACAGAGCTAAAGTTGACACCAATGTGGTTGTGAACATACTGGATTCTCCTCACCTATCCCTCTCGGTCCCGGCCGAGCTGGCTTTGGATGACCCGGCCTTCATCCAATATGTCACTCAGGAGGCTTTGGCACTTCATAAACAGCGGATAAGAG GAATGAAGTAA